The following are encoded in a window of Panicum virgatum strain AP13 chromosome 5N, P.virgatum_v5, whole genome shotgun sequence genomic DNA:
- the LOC120676063 gene encoding probable sulfate transporter 3.5 isoform X1, protein MGTAAGDGGHPLGAAAAEHKVNLTAQRPFAEVLRTGLAETFFPDDPFRGFGSLPPAERAWGGLKYFVPALEWAPRYTLGKFKYDLLAGVTIASLAIPQGISYAKLANLPPIIGLYSSFVPPLLYAVFGSSNNLAVGTVAAASLLLASIVEAEVPRDDNPELYLQIFYTAAFFTGVIQTALGVFRLGLIVDFLSRSTITGFMGGTAAIIILQQLKGMLGMKHFTSKTDVVSVVRSIFLYRDEWRWQSAVLGVGFLLFLLLSKQLRKKRPNLFWVSAIAPFMVVIIGGIFAFLVKGNEHGIPIVGDLKKGINPLSISQLTFKGKHVNTAVKAGFLSGILALAEGIAVGRSLALIKNEQIDGNKEMIAFGIMNIAGSCTSCYLTTGPFSKSAVNFHAGCRTPMSNVVMSVCIMLVLLFLAPLFKYTPLVALSSIIVVAMIGLIKVKEFLHLYRVDKFDFCICMVAFVGVVFFTMVIGLGASIGLSVIRALLHVARPTTCKLGSMAGGEIFCDVRHYPHARNIPNVLVLQLGSPIYFVNAGYLRERILRWVEDEESVSKADGQDLQYVILDLGGVSSIDNTGIGMLGEVHKSLDRKGVTVALTNPRLEVTEKLVLSGFIRDKVGKEWVFLTVKDAITACRYGLQRSRGKQEDSEV, encoded by the exons ATGGGGACAGCTGCCGGCGATGGGGGCCACCccctcggcgcggcggcggcggagcacaaGGTGAACCTGACGGCGCAGCGGCCGTTCGCGGAGGTGCTGCGGACGGGCCTCGCGGAGACGTTCTTCCCCGACGACCCGTTCCGGGGGTTCGGGTCGCTCCCGCCCGCCGAGCGCGCGTGGGGCGGGCTCAAGTACTTCGTCCCGGCCCTCGAGTGGGCGCCGCGCTACACCCTCGGCAAGTTCAAGTACGACCTCCTCGCCGGCGTCACCATCGCCAGCCTCGCCATCCCGCAGGGCATCAGCTACGCCAAGCTCGCCAACCTCCCGCCCATCATCGGCCTCT ATTCGAGCTTCGTGCCGCCGCTGCTGTACGCGGTGTTCGGGAGCTCCAACAACCTGGCGGTggggacggtggcggcggcgtcgctgctGCTGGCGTCCATCGTTGAGGCGGAGGTCCCGCGGGACGACAACCCGGAACTGTACCTGCAGATCTTCTACACCGCCGCCTTCTTCACCGGCGTCATCCAGACCGCACTGGGCGTCTTCAG GTTAGGTCTGATAGTGGATTTCCTGTCGCGGTCGACCATCACCGGGTTcatgggcggcacggcggcgatcATCATCCTGCAGCAGCTCAAGGGGATGCTGGGGATGAAGCACTTCACGTCCAAGACCGACGTCGTCTCCGTCGTGCGCTCCATCTTCCTTTACAGGGACGAG TGGAGGTGGCAGAGTGCAGTTCTCGGCGTAGGCTTCCTCCTGTTCTTGCTGTTAAGCAAGCAACTG AGAAAGAAAAGGCCAAACTTGTTCTGGGTGTCGGCCATTGCGCCATTCATGGTTGTCATCATCGGTGGCATCTTCGCTTTCTTGGTCAAAGGAAACGAGCACGGGATCCCAATT GTAGGTGACCTGAAGAAAGGGATCAATCCACTGTCCATTTCGCAGCTAACGTTCAAGGGCAAGCACGTCAACACAGCTGTGAAAGCAGGATTCTTGTCTGGGATCCTCGCACTGGCA GAAGGGATCGCCGTCGGCCGGAGCCTGGCGCTGATCAAGAACGAGCAGATCGACGGGAACAAGGAGATGATCGCGTTCGGCATCATGAACATCGCGGGGTCCTGCACCTCCTGCTACCTCACGACGGGCCCCTTCTCCAAGTCTGCGGTGAACTTCCACGCCGGGTGCCGGACGCCCATGTCGAACGTGGTGATGTCGGTGTGCATCATGCTGGTGCTGCTGTTCCTTGCTCCGCTCTTCAAGTACACCCCGCTGGTGGCGCTGTCCTCCATCATCGTGGTCGCCATGATCGGGCTCATCAAGGTCAAGGAGTTCCTACACCTCTACCGGGTGGACAAGTTCGACTTCTGCATCTGCATGGTCGCCTTCGTCGGCGTCGTCTTCTTCACCATGGTCATCGGCCTCGGCGCATCA ATAGGCTTGTCAGTGATCAGAGCACTGCTGCACGTAGCGAGGCCGACCACCTGCAAGCTCGGAAGCATGGCGGGAGGCGAGATCTTCTGCGACGTCAGGCACTACCCGCACGCGAGGAACATCCCCAACGTTCTCGTGCTGCAGCTGGGATCTCCCATCTATTTCGTCAACGCGGGTTACTTGCGAGAAAG GATTTTGAGATGGGTAGAAGATGAGGAGAGCGTTAGCAAGGCAGACGGGCAAGATCTACAGTACGTGATCCTTGATCTTGGTG GTGTCAGTTCGATCGACAACACGGGGATCGGGATGCTAGGAGAAGTTCACAAGAGCCTTGACCGGAAAGGGGTCACG GTAGCTCTGACGAACCCCAGGCTGGAGGTAACAGAGAAGCTGGTGCTGTCCGGGTTCATCAGGGACAAGGTAGGGAAGGAGTGGGTGTTCCTCACAGTGAAGGACGCCATCACGGCGTGCCGGTACGGGCTCCAGAGATCCAGAGGCAAGCAGGAGGACAGTGAAGTATAG
- the LOC120676063 gene encoding sulfate transporter 3.1-like isoform X2, whose protein sequence is MGTAAGDGGHPLGAAAAEHKVNLTAQRPFAEVLRTGLAETFFPDDPFRGFGSLPPAERAWGGLKYFVPALEWAPRYTLGKFKYDLLAGVTIASLAIPQGISYAKLANLPPIIGLYSSFVPPLLYAVFGSSNNLAVGTVAAASLLLASIVEAEVPRDDNPELYLQIFYTAAFFTGVIQTALGVFRLGLIVDFLSRSTITGFMGGTAAIIILQQLKGMLGMKHFTSKTDVVSVVRSIFLYRDEWRWQSAVLGVGFLLFLLLSKQLRKKRPNLFWVSAIAPFMVVIIGGIFAFLVKGNEHGIPIVGDLKKGINPLSISQLTFKGKHVNTAVKAGFLSGILALAEGIAVGRSLALIKNEQIDGNKEMIAFGIMNIAGSCTSCYLTTGPFSKSAVNFHAGCRTPMSNVVMSVCIMLVLLFLAPLFKYTPLVALSSIIVVAMIGLIKVKEFLHLYRVDKFDFCICMVAFVGVVFFTMVIGLGASIGLSVIRALLHVARPTTCKLGSMAGGEIFCDVRHYPHARNIPNVLVLQLGSPIYFVNAGYLRERILRWVEDEESVSKADGQDLQCQFDRQHGDRDARRSSQEP, encoded by the exons ATGGGGACAGCTGCCGGCGATGGGGGCCACCccctcggcgcggcggcggcggagcacaaGGTGAACCTGACGGCGCAGCGGCCGTTCGCGGAGGTGCTGCGGACGGGCCTCGCGGAGACGTTCTTCCCCGACGACCCGTTCCGGGGGTTCGGGTCGCTCCCGCCCGCCGAGCGCGCGTGGGGCGGGCTCAAGTACTTCGTCCCGGCCCTCGAGTGGGCGCCGCGCTACACCCTCGGCAAGTTCAAGTACGACCTCCTCGCCGGCGTCACCATCGCCAGCCTCGCCATCCCGCAGGGCATCAGCTACGCCAAGCTCGCCAACCTCCCGCCCATCATCGGCCTCT ATTCGAGCTTCGTGCCGCCGCTGCTGTACGCGGTGTTCGGGAGCTCCAACAACCTGGCGGTggggacggtggcggcggcgtcgctgctGCTGGCGTCCATCGTTGAGGCGGAGGTCCCGCGGGACGACAACCCGGAACTGTACCTGCAGATCTTCTACACCGCCGCCTTCTTCACCGGCGTCATCCAGACCGCACTGGGCGTCTTCAG GTTAGGTCTGATAGTGGATTTCCTGTCGCGGTCGACCATCACCGGGTTcatgggcggcacggcggcgatcATCATCCTGCAGCAGCTCAAGGGGATGCTGGGGATGAAGCACTTCACGTCCAAGACCGACGTCGTCTCCGTCGTGCGCTCCATCTTCCTTTACAGGGACGAG TGGAGGTGGCAGAGTGCAGTTCTCGGCGTAGGCTTCCTCCTGTTCTTGCTGTTAAGCAAGCAACTG AGAAAGAAAAGGCCAAACTTGTTCTGGGTGTCGGCCATTGCGCCATTCATGGTTGTCATCATCGGTGGCATCTTCGCTTTCTTGGTCAAAGGAAACGAGCACGGGATCCCAATT GTAGGTGACCTGAAGAAAGGGATCAATCCACTGTCCATTTCGCAGCTAACGTTCAAGGGCAAGCACGTCAACACAGCTGTGAAAGCAGGATTCTTGTCTGGGATCCTCGCACTGGCA GAAGGGATCGCCGTCGGCCGGAGCCTGGCGCTGATCAAGAACGAGCAGATCGACGGGAACAAGGAGATGATCGCGTTCGGCATCATGAACATCGCGGGGTCCTGCACCTCCTGCTACCTCACGACGGGCCCCTTCTCCAAGTCTGCGGTGAACTTCCACGCCGGGTGCCGGACGCCCATGTCGAACGTGGTGATGTCGGTGTGCATCATGCTGGTGCTGCTGTTCCTTGCTCCGCTCTTCAAGTACACCCCGCTGGTGGCGCTGTCCTCCATCATCGTGGTCGCCATGATCGGGCTCATCAAGGTCAAGGAGTTCCTACACCTCTACCGGGTGGACAAGTTCGACTTCTGCATCTGCATGGTCGCCTTCGTCGGCGTCGTCTTCTTCACCATGGTCATCGGCCTCGGCGCATCA ATAGGCTTGTCAGTGATCAGAGCACTGCTGCACGTAGCGAGGCCGACCACCTGCAAGCTCGGAAGCATGGCGGGAGGCGAGATCTTCTGCGACGTCAGGCACTACCCGCACGCGAGGAACATCCCCAACGTTCTCGTGCTGCAGCTGGGATCTCCCATCTATTTCGTCAACGCGGGTTACTTGCGAGAAAG GATTTTGAGATGGGTAGAAGATGAGGAGAGCGTTAGCAAGGCAGACGGGCAAGATCTACA GTGTCAGTTCGATCGACAACACGGGGATCGGGATGCTAGGAGAAGTTCACAAGAGCCTTGA
- the LOC120673318 gene encoding uncharacterized protein LOC120673318, translated as MMVPRTAPLLRALVVVVATLVSFLLMQGVAGVFEPCSCSCYNDCKRNNPNLRNAKVKCHWWCFEDSRCSFSCKNYHRGHSSSDDDVGVAIASGGGRLGGMMNGTGAGGTVAAGGGSLGMVNGTGEGAAP; from the exons ATGATGGTGCCCCGGACCGCGCCGCTGCTGAGGGCCCTTGTGGTTGTGGTGGCCACGCTGGTCTCCTTCCTCCTGATGCAGGGAGTGGCCGGTGTGTTCGagccctgctcctgctcctgctacAACGACTGCAAGCGCAACAACCCTAACCTCCGCAACGCCAAGGTGAAGTGCCACTGGTGGTGCTTCGAAGACAGCAGGTGCAGCTTCAGCTGCAAGAATTATCACCGCGGGCACTCCTCCAGCGATGACG acgTGGGTGTAGCCATCGCTTCCGGCGGAGGCCGCCTGGGGGGCATGATGAATGGCACTGGAGCTGGAGGGACTGTCGCTGCCGGTGGTGGTAGTCTGGGCATGGTGAATGGCACTGGAGAGGGAGCCGCTCCTTGA